The DNA region CCTACCCTCGCAGCTATGTCCTTGACACAAGGCTCTGCGCTGGGTGACTCCAGATCACAGGAGAGGCTTGACGCCTGACCACAGAATGAAGTGGCAGAGTGCAGATCCTTGTCCTCCGGGAGCCGCTCGCCCTTCCAGGGCAGGTCGCAGGCACTGGCTTGCCAATCCCAGAGGGGCTTGGGGTAGCAGAAATGGGCCTCGCACACTGGACTTGAGGTCCCAAGTGCCTTGGTGGTGTTCTTTTGTGTCTCTAGACCCAAGATGTCTAGTCCCCTGGAACACGCTCTTGCCGTGATGGTCTCCACCTTCCATACCTATTCCGGCCAAGAGGGCGACAAGTTCAAGCTCAGCAAGTCGGAGCTGAAGGAACTTTTGCAGAAGGAGCTGCCGAGCTTTGTTGGGGTAAGTGAGGCGGGGCCAGGAGGGGAGCGTGGGACAGTGTATACTTTTTTCTACTCCGGGTGCCTGCGGGTGCCAGTGCCTGGGTGGGGCCGAGGATCCCCATCAGCTTTCACTTTGTGGTCCCCAGGGTGCCTGTTAGATCTACGTGTGGATGGGCTATTAATGGCTGTCCCCGTCAGCGATCTTGAGCACGTTGCTGTTGGGGGCTCCAGAGTCCATCTGTCTAATCCTGTTATTGGCCAGTTGAACAATCCCAAGCTCAGAGAAGGGTAGCAGCTGGCCATGGGTCACACAGAAGGACACTATGAGGGGacattaatttctctttttattttacacatttatatGCCAggccaggaaagcaggcagagagaatggaTCCCAGCCAAGACATGCACCCTGTGGGCATTTGGCAGAGAGGTGCTGTCAGGTCCCAATTTGCCTCCTGCCCTGTACAGACTAATGGGTAATCCTAGAGTTAGGTCTCGGGTCTTAATGTAGGAGGCAAGTAGTCttgccttttttctcttttacccctctctcttcttcattttgtttagttctttctcattgttttggCTGGTATTAAAAAGTTTGCCTTTTCTGAATTCATCCTGCTGATGTAGGGGGcagtgaaactttttttttcttcaccattaAGATGAAGCTGGGCCATAGCACAGGTTAGAGTTTATGCATACTCTGAGAACTACCCAGCATCCCCCACTCCAGCAGGCATGCTGGAATCTCTTATATCACAAGTCTATCTGTCCTTCCTCACTGGGCCTTCTTGGTACCTTCCAACGGTTTTCCTGCCCACGGAGAAGCTGGCCGCCcagtggggagagagagcagggagccgACCTATGGGAAGGTTTCGGAGGTGGGTCAGGCCAGGGGCCAGTGTGGTGCTAACTCCAGTCCCTGTCACCTTCAGGAGAAGGTCGATGAAGACGGTCTGAAGAAGCTGATGAGCGACCTCGATGAGAACAGTGACCAGCAGGTGGACTTCCAGGAGTACACTGTGTTCCTGGCGCTCATCACGATCATGTGCAACGACTTCTTCCAGGAGGCCCCAAACCGGCCCTGAAGCAGAGCCCACACGCCTTGCCACACGCGAGGCTCTCGGGCCGATACAGTtctctatctttttaaattttgtacgAAATAAACTTTTGTTTGTTCCCTTGTGGATAATACTGGAATGGCTCAGCGATGCTTTGAACCTTGATTGGATCAGTTAAAGGGCCGGAAACAGAGGCTCCCTCGTTTCCAGCACCTTCTGCACCCCGACTTTCCTGAGGGCAAAGGTTCCGTTTCACGCAAATGAAAATTTGGAAATTGAGTTAGACTGgtagcattttattttgttaagaaaggtattttaaggggctggagagatggcttagaggttaagagcactgactgctcttccagaggtcctgagttcaattcccagcaaccacatggtggctcacaaccatctgtaatgtgatctgatgtgcactgtatacataataaataaataaatcttaaaaaaaaaaaaagaaaggtattttAAGAAGGAAGGTTGGGACcggggcgtgatggcgcatgcctttaatcccagcacttgggaggcagaggcaggcagatctctgtgagttggaggccagcctgctctacaaagtgagtttcaggacagccagggctacacagagagatcctgtctcgaaaaaacaaaggaaagttgGGGGACGTGTGGTgcaaggcaggggagggggcaggggctggggcaggggctggggcaggggtagggacggggaaggaggcagaagcagctggtcTCTAggagtttgaacccagcctggtAAGATTTtctctcaaaccaaaccaaaccaagccaaaccaaaaaccaccaccaccaaaaaccaccaacacacacacaaaaccacaaatacCACCCACAACTACGATCATTTCACACTCCCCACCCTCATTTCGAATCCACAGAGAAAGGAGGCTGTGACCTCAGAACTTAGCACAGCCGTTACTGTTCAAGACTGTGAAGGGTGAGTTTGTCCCGAGAACCGCCCAGGAGGTGAGAGTTGGCCTAGCCTGCCCTGCAGTTTCATTCGAGCTCCTGGTCAGATTACAGGCCCCAGGCAGCAGACCTGTGTTTAGAAGACCCTTTTACTCTATGTGCTTTCAAGGTGGCTAGCTCAGTCATGAGTTCCATCCCTCCCTGTTGATGTCTGTTAAAATCTCTTAGGAGCCAGCTCAAGCCAAAAGTTCTTATGTTTTCTACCATTTCCCCTGAAGCTATACCTTAACTTGCCATATATATATTCTGCACCCTAAGGCACATCAGGGGACAGTTGGAACACAAAACTTGCTGTGCCATGCCGAGGGCCACCAGCCCTTTAAGCTCTAAGCTCTATACTTCACTCTTTCTTACCTCCATCCAATGTCATCTTTTAAGTTATTattcttggtggatttttataGCTACCGGATTTTCGACCAACTACACAGCATTCAGAAGTTACCCAAGGCTTGACCTGTAGAGCTTTAACCGAACTGGCATTGAATGTCCATGTGGTTTGACTTCTTATACAGTTCAAGTTTGGTTCAGTGACTCACAGACGTCCCACTAGCTCCTTGTCACTGTATAAGGAACCACTACAAGGGTATGGTGgctgaaaacataatttatatCTGTCATGGTTCTGTGAGTAGATTGGaagtccttgtgtgtgtgtgtgtgtgtgtgtgtgtgtgtgtgtgtgtgtgtgtgtgtgtgtctcacttgGGGTGTCTCAGGCAGTTGCATGTAGGTGGAAGTTGAGGCTACAATCACCTGAGGCTGCTCTCTCAGCATGCTTTGCACTTGGCCCTGGTTGTTTGCCAGGAGCTCAGATGGAACCATCAGAGTGGGGCTAgatttatgccaacttgacatgaACTGGGGTCATCTGAGTGGAGGAAGCCtcgactgagaaaatgcccccttAAGGTCAGGCTGTGGGTAAGCCTGCAGGGCATTcacttagttagtgattgatggaatagggcacagcccattgtgggaggagccaccctgggctggtggtcctaggctAAGCAAGCTATGTAGACAGAGCCATaaacagcacccttccatggcctctgcctcagctcctgcctccaggttcctgccctgtttgagttcctgtcctgacttcccttcaggGATGGAGCGTGATGAGGAAGTGTAGGCCAAATGAACTCTTTGCTCCACATCGTGGCTTTTGATCAtagtgttccatcacagcaatagaaaccctctAACTAAGACAATCAGCTTACCGGCTCCCTCTCCAACAGGGGGTCAAGAAGGTAgacttctctctttttattaacATGAAAAGAGACcgtttctctccccctccccccagacccTGCCTGGCTTTGTCTCCCAGCCCTACACTTGCAATGAAGGTTGTCACATGGCCTCCCAcctggctccttcctcctctgcagagctctgtctggcctctgtgtgggtggcccacacacacatcagagtTTCCCGGCGGGGGGGACTTGTTGTCTCCCCACGTAGCTTGGGCTTCTCAGAGCACGACCCCTAGCTTTTGATGACTGTTAGAGCGAGTGCTACGAGAAGCTAAATTGGAAGCTGAAAGGTTCTTAAGACGTATTCAGAATTCCCAGGGCATTCTTTCCGCTGTATTTTATTGATCACACAAATCATTAACGTTGGCTCAGAATTAGGAGGATCctaagtaaaggacttgttttcTAATCTCTACAAGTATGgccgcccccacccccgaggcatgcacacccatgcatacacCCACAATGTCAAGTTCTTTACTAGTCTGGAGTTTATTTAGTAGTGAATTTTAGAAAACTTGGCTGACAGTAGCTTTAATCACTTTACATAAGAAGTCTGCTGTATGTAGCTCGGGGTTGGGTCCAAGGCCCAGGGACACATCTGAAACCTAGCATCCTTTCACTGTTTTGGTCTTTAAACCTACAGCACCCCATCCCTGCACCTGCTCACAACCTGGCAGCCATACTTCCAGGGCTCACGGTGTGTGCTTTCGGTGGAAGACTGTCTGCAGAGAGACACAAAAACGCTTTTTCCTCGAGAGCCTTTGCCTTGTTGATATGGCAGAAGTGCCCTCTCCAAACAGGGTTTCATCTGTGCCTGTTG from Acomys russatus chromosome 15, mAcoRus1.1, whole genome shotgun sequence includes:
- the LOC127199491 gene encoding protein S100-A2 isoform X1 — protein: MAERPKMSSPLEHALAVMVSTFHTYSGQEGDKFKLSKSELKELLQKELPSFVGEKVDEDGLKKLMSDLDENSDQQVDFQEYTVFLALITIMCNDFFQEAPNRP
- the LOC127199491 gene encoding protein S100-A2 isoform X2, which encodes MSSPLEHALAVMVSTFHTYSGQEGDKFKLSKSELKELLQKELPSFVGEKVDEDGLKKLMSDLDENSDQQVDFQEYTVFLALITIMCNDFFQEAPNRP